One Setaria viridis chromosome 7, Setaria_viridis_v4.0, whole genome shotgun sequence genomic region harbors:
- the LOC117863567 gene encoding DNA-directed RNA polymerase V subunit 7 isoform X2 — protein MVFLESEMSWNVLISPSQLDRKGLLLRKAIIVHLLEDVTNRRASKEHGYYIAVNQLKAISEGKVRELTGDVLFPVTFTCITQKPMKGEIMVGYVDRILKHGVFLKSGPVDSIFMAEKSMSDYKYIGGENPMFMNDQSKLEKDTAVRFKVMGFRWMEADRQFQLLATIAGDFLGPL, from the coding sequence ATGGTTTTTCTTGAGTCAGAGATGTCATGGAATGTGTTAATCTCACCTAGCCAGCTGGACCGCAAGGGCCTCCTGCTCCGCAAGGCTATCATCGTGCATCTTCTGGAGGATGTTACGAACAGGAGGGCTTCCAAGGAGCATGGCTACTATATTGCTGTCAATCAGCTGAAGGCAATATCTGAAGGGAAAGTGCGTGAGCTTACTGGAGACGTCCTGTTCCCAGTCACATTCACCTGCATCACGCAGAAGCCTATGAAGGGTGAGATCATGGTTGGATACGTGGATAGGATCCTCAAGCACGGCGTGTTTCTCAAATCTGGACCTGTCGATAGCATCTTCATGGCCGAGAAGTCGATGAGCGACTACAAGTACATTGGCGGGGAGAACCCGATGTTCATGAACGACCAATCGAAGCTGGAGAAGGACACTGCCGTGCGTTTCAAGGTCATGGGGTTCCGCTGGATGGAAGCCGACCGCCAATTCCAGCTCCTTGCTACAATCGCTGGTGACTTCCTCGGGCCTCTATGA
- the LOC117865591 gene encoding serine/threonine-protein phosphatase 7 long form homolog, translated as MCGLDDDLYMMKCSLICFYAVEYHLPDRVARQFGLRQIWPTPATSTSVELHSVDRKKKRKVSEWAAFHQAYIDDWEDFHDNVDDNNELHTSSEYRQYQTWYQGATRHRLRAAWTEDDYADIHSSDDEDTVYDQSTRAGRQVEAGPILDRMGRTLQSSVRDIEHFRLRVTDPETWSFLDRLSNRLRRAAARCACRTATT; from the exons ATGTGTGGGTTGGACGACGATCTTTACATGATGAAGTGCTCTCTCATATGTttctatgctgtcgagtaccaccTGCCAGATCGAGTAGCACGTCAGTTTGGGCTGAGGCAGATTTGGCCAACACCGGCGACCTCGACTAGTGTGGAGTTACACAG CGTGGATCGTAAGAAGAAACGGAAGGTATCTGAGTGGGCCGCGTTCCACCAGGCGTACATTGACGATTGGGAGGACTTCCACGATAACGTGGACGACAACAATGAGCTGCATACAAGCAGTGAGTATAGGCAATACCAGacttggtaccaaggtgcgacgcgtCACAGGCTGAGGGCAGCGTGGACGGAAGATGACTACGCCGACATTCACTCTTCtgacgatgaagacacggtgtacgatcagagtactcgtgctggaaggcaggtggaggcaggaccaatTCTCGATAGGATG GGCCGTACCctccaaagctcggttagagatattGAGCATTTCCGTCTTAGAGTTACGGACCCTGAGACGTGGAGCTTTCTAGAC CGACTGTCAAATCGGCTTCGTCGTGCGGCTGCTCGTTGTGCttgcaggactgccacgacgtga
- the LOC117863566 gene encoding uncharacterized protein isoform X4, producing MVSVNDDCRDLHFRKAEFDPEDCPPDCSKPCEKVCPADAISLESIMVGGEHTRSDPLHGKLKGGVLTERCYGCGRCLPVCPYDRIRAVSYVRDPITTSELLKRNDVDAIEIHTTGKGTDTFDALWNSFSESINNVKLVAVSLPDIGESTVDFMNVLYAIMEPHLQGYNLWQLDGRPMSGDIGRGATRETVSFAVHMASVPERPPGFYQLAGGTNSYTIDCLKKAGLFQSMTFPGTTTSETISSQQALIGGIAYGGYARKIIGRTLRKIPAQFGRVRIEDHPDHLLEALQDALSLDFKLSKKESRGLSRDGALAALLAGALIRDARVGRLYEVNLVIIGRGIPVMADGRSFLWNLECRGAANISCFLLSL from the exons ATGGTTAGTGTTAACGATGATTGCAGAGACCTTCATTTCCGTAAAGCTG AATTTGATCCTGAGGATTGCCCACCAGATTGCTCAAAGCCATGTGAGAAAGTTTGTCCTGCTGATGCAATTTCACTTGAGAGCATCATGGTTGGAGGAGAGCACACTCGATCTGATCCCTTACATGGTAAACTTAAG GGTGGTGTTCTTACAGAGCGGTGCTATGGATGTGGACGATGCTTACCAGTTTGCCCTTATGACAGAATAA GAGCTGTGTCCTATGTTCGAGATCCAATTACCACTTCTGAACTGTTGAAAAGGAATGACGTTGATGCGATAGAGATACATACCACTGGAAA GGGAACTGATACGTTCGATGCCCTCTGGAACAGCTTTAGTGAGTCAATCAATAATGTGAAGCTGGTAGCA GTTAGCCTGCCTGATATTGGTGAATCAACTGTTGATTTCATGAATGTGCTATACGCAATAATGGAGCCTCATCTTCAAGGGTATAATCTTTGGCAG TTGGATGGCCGACCCATGAGTGGTGACATTGGTCGTGGTGCAACAAGGGAAACAGTTTCTTTTGCTGTTCATATGGCTTCAGTGCCAGAAAGACCACCTG GCTTCTATCAGCTGGCCGGTGGCACCAACTCATACACTATTGATTGCTTAAAGAAAGCTGGTCttttccagtccatgacttttCCTG GGACAACAACCTCTGAAACAATCAGTTCTCAACAAGCTTTGATCGGAGGGATTGCTTATGGCGGCTATGCTCGCAAG ATCATTGGAAGAACTCTACGCAAAATACCAGCACAGTTTGGTCGTGTGCGCATCGAGGATCATCCAGATCATCTGTTGGAGGCATTACAAGATGCCCTGTCATTA GATTTTAAACTTTCCAAAAAAGAAAGTCGTGGGCTGTCGAGGGATGGAGCGCTGGCGGCCCTCCTGGCGGGCGCGCTGATTAGAGACGCCCGTGTTGGACGCCTGTATGAGGTCAATTTGGTGATAATTGGACGAGGAATCCCCGTCATGGCTGATGGTCGCTCGTTTCTGTGGAATCTTGAGTGCCGTGGTGCTGCAAACATCTCttgtttccttttgtccttgTAA
- the LOC117863566 gene encoding uncharacterized protein isoform X2, with protein sequence MTNKLLCWKHISASFVDAVDCIDCAADASVVGAVNEGIDVAASIIPAVQRPWVMVSVNDDCRDLHFRKAEFDPEDCPPDCSKPCEKVCPADAISLESIMVGGEHTRSDPLHGKLKGGVLTERCYGCGRCLPVCPYDRIRAVSYVRDPITTSELLKRNDVDAIEIHTTGKGTDTFDALWNSFSESINNVKLVAVSLPDIGESTVDFMNVLYAIMEPHLQGYNLWQLDGRPMSGDIGRGATRETVSFAVHMASVPERPPGFYQLAGGTNSYTIDCLKKAGLFQSMTFPGTTTSETISSQQALIGGIAYGGYARKIIGRTLRKIPAQFGRVRIEDHPDHLLEALQDALSLDFKLSKKESRGLSRDGALAALLAGALIRDARVGRLYEVNLVIIGRGIPVMADGRSFLWNLECRGAANISCFLLSL encoded by the exons ATGACCAACAAATTGTTGTGTTGGAAGCATATTTCTGCTAG TTTTGTGGATGCAGTGGATTGCATTGATTGTGCAGCAGATGCATCTGTGGTGGGTGCAGTAAATGAGGGTATTGATGTAGCAGCCTCAATCATACCAGCAGTTCAAAGGCCATGGGTGATGGTTAGTGTTAACGATGATTGCAGAGACCTTCATTTCCGTAAAGCTG AATTTGATCCTGAGGATTGCCCACCAGATTGCTCAAAGCCATGTGAGAAAGTTTGTCCTGCTGATGCAATTTCACTTGAGAGCATCATGGTTGGAGGAGAGCACACTCGATCTGATCCCTTACATGGTAAACTTAAG GGTGGTGTTCTTACAGAGCGGTGCTATGGATGTGGACGATGCTTACCAGTTTGCCCTTATGACAGAATAA GAGCTGTGTCCTATGTTCGAGATCCAATTACCACTTCTGAACTGTTGAAAAGGAATGACGTTGATGCGATAGAGATACATACCACTGGAAA GGGAACTGATACGTTCGATGCCCTCTGGAACAGCTTTAGTGAGTCAATCAATAATGTGAAGCTGGTAGCA GTTAGCCTGCCTGATATTGGTGAATCAACTGTTGATTTCATGAATGTGCTATACGCAATAATGGAGCCTCATCTTCAAGGGTATAATCTTTGGCAG TTGGATGGCCGACCCATGAGTGGTGACATTGGTCGTGGTGCAACAAGGGAAACAGTTTCTTTTGCTGTTCATATGGCTTCAGTGCCAGAAAGACCACCTG GCTTCTATCAGCTGGCCGGTGGCACCAACTCATACACTATTGATTGCTTAAAGAAAGCTGGTCttttccagtccatgacttttCCTG GGACAACAACCTCTGAAACAATCAGTTCTCAACAAGCTTTGATCGGAGGGATTGCTTATGGCGGCTATGCTCGCAAG ATCATTGGAAGAACTCTACGCAAAATACCAGCACAGTTTGGTCGTGTGCGCATCGAGGATCATCCAGATCATCTGTTGGAGGCATTACAAGATGCCCTGTCATTA GATTTTAAACTTTCCAAAAAAGAAAGTCGTGGGCTGTCGAGGGATGGAGCGCTGGCGGCCCTCCTGGCGGGCGCGCTGATTAGAGACGCCCGTGTTGGACGCCTGTATGAGGTCAATTTGGTGATAATTGGACGAGGAATCCCCGTCATGGCTGATGGTCGCTCGTTTCTGTGGAATCTTGAGTGCCGTGGTGCTGCAAACATCTCttgtttccttttgtccttgTAA
- the LOC117863566 gene encoding uncharacterized protein isoform X3, which produces MAAVPAPPPPLLASHAAVRATASAVSRFRGARLAGDHPPQVAALRRGDWVKLICGASFEDAADVRNLSLVYTLAGVDCIDCAADASVVGAVNEGIDVAASIIPAVQRPWVMVSVNDDCRDLHFRKAEFDPEDCPPDCSKPCEKVCPADAISLESIMVGGEHTRSDPLHGKLKGGVLTERCYGCGRCLPVCPYDRIRAVSYVRDPITTSELLKRNDVDAIEIHTTGKGTDTFDALWNSFSESINNVKLVAVSLPDIGESTVDFMNVLYAIMEPHLQGYNLWQLDGRPMSGDIGRGATRETVSFAVHMASVPERPPGFYQLAGGTNSYTIDCLKKAGLFQSMTFPGTTTSETISSQQALIGGIAYGGYARKIIGRTLRKIPAQFGRVRIEDHPDHLLEALQDALSLVGPVKGYPALSSMK; this is translated from the exons ATGGCCGCcgtcccggccccgccgccgcctctcctcgccTCCCACGCGGCCGTCCGGGCCACGGCGTCCGCCGTTTCCCGCTTCCGCGGCGCCCGCCTCGCTGGCGACCACCCGCCGCAGGTCGCGGCCCTCCGGCGCGGCGACTGGGTCAAGCTCATCTGCGGCGCCAGCTTCGAG GATGCTGCTGATGTCAGGAACCTCTCCCTTGTCTACACGCTTGCTGGAG TGGATTGCATTGATTGTGCAGCAGATGCATCTGTGGTGGGTGCAGTAAATGAGGGTATTGATGTAGCAGCCTCAATCATACCAGCAGTTCAAAGGCCATGGGTGATGGTTAGTGTTAACGATGATTGCAGAGACCTTCATTTCCGTAAAGCTG AATTTGATCCTGAGGATTGCCCACCAGATTGCTCAAAGCCATGTGAGAAAGTTTGTCCTGCTGATGCAATTTCACTTGAGAGCATCATGGTTGGAGGAGAGCACACTCGATCTGATCCCTTACATGGTAAACTTAAG GGTGGTGTTCTTACAGAGCGGTGCTATGGATGTGGACGATGCTTACCAGTTTGCCCTTATGACAGAATAA GAGCTGTGTCCTATGTTCGAGATCCAATTACCACTTCTGAACTGTTGAAAAGGAATGACGTTGATGCGATAGAGATACATACCACTGGAAA GGGAACTGATACGTTCGATGCCCTCTGGAACAGCTTTAGTGAGTCAATCAATAATGTGAAGCTGGTAGCA GTTAGCCTGCCTGATATTGGTGAATCAACTGTTGATTTCATGAATGTGCTATACGCAATAATGGAGCCTCATCTTCAAGGGTATAATCTTTGGCAG TTGGATGGCCGACCCATGAGTGGTGACATTGGTCGTGGTGCAACAAGGGAAACAGTTTCTTTTGCTGTTCATATGGCTTCAGTGCCAGAAAGACCACCTG GCTTCTATCAGCTGGCCGGTGGCACCAACTCATACACTATTGATTGCTTAAAGAAAGCTGGTCttttccagtccatgacttttCCTG GGACAACAACCTCTGAAACAATCAGTTCTCAACAAGCTTTGATCGGAGGGATTGCTTATGGCGGCTATGCTCGCAAG ATCATTGGAAGAACTCTACGCAAAATACCAGCACAGTTTGGTCGTGTGCGCATCGAGGATCATCCAGATCATCTGTTGGAGGCATTACAAGATGCCCTGTCATTAGTAGGTCCCGTGAAGGGTTATCCAGCCCTTTCAAGCATGAAATGA
- the LOC117863566 gene encoding uncharacterized protein isoform X1 codes for MAAVPAPPPPLLASHAAVRATASAVSRFRGARLAGDHPPQVAALRRGDWVKLICGASFEDAADVRNLSLVYTLAGVDCIDCAADASVVGAVNEGIDVAASIIPAVQRPWVMVSVNDDCRDLHFRKAEFDPEDCPPDCSKPCEKVCPADAISLESIMVGGEHTRSDPLHGKLKGGVLTERCYGCGRCLPVCPYDRIRAVSYVRDPITTSELLKRNDVDAIEIHTTGKGTDTFDALWNSFSESINNVKLVAVSLPDIGESTVDFMNVLYAIMEPHLQGYNLWQLDGRPMSGDIGRGATRETVSFAVHMASVPERPPGFYQLAGGTNSYTIDCLKKAGLFQSMTFPGTTTSETISSQQALIGGIAYGGYARKIIGRTLRKIPAQFGRVRIEDHPDHLLEALQDALSLDFKLSKKESRGLSRDGALAALLAGALIRDARVGRLYEVNLVIIGRGIPVMADGRSFLWNLECRGAANISCFLLSL; via the exons ATGGCCGCcgtcccggccccgccgccgcctctcctcgccTCCCACGCGGCCGTCCGGGCCACGGCGTCCGCCGTTTCCCGCTTCCGCGGCGCCCGCCTCGCTGGCGACCACCCGCCGCAGGTCGCGGCCCTCCGGCGCGGCGACTGGGTCAAGCTCATCTGCGGCGCCAGCTTCGAG GATGCTGCTGATGTCAGGAACCTCTCCCTTGTCTACACGCTTGCTGGAG TGGATTGCATTGATTGTGCAGCAGATGCATCTGTGGTGGGTGCAGTAAATGAGGGTATTGATGTAGCAGCCTCAATCATACCAGCAGTTCAAAGGCCATGGGTGATGGTTAGTGTTAACGATGATTGCAGAGACCTTCATTTCCGTAAAGCTG AATTTGATCCTGAGGATTGCCCACCAGATTGCTCAAAGCCATGTGAGAAAGTTTGTCCTGCTGATGCAATTTCACTTGAGAGCATCATGGTTGGAGGAGAGCACACTCGATCTGATCCCTTACATGGTAAACTTAAG GGTGGTGTTCTTACAGAGCGGTGCTATGGATGTGGACGATGCTTACCAGTTTGCCCTTATGACAGAATAA GAGCTGTGTCCTATGTTCGAGATCCAATTACCACTTCTGAACTGTTGAAAAGGAATGACGTTGATGCGATAGAGATACATACCACTGGAAA GGGAACTGATACGTTCGATGCCCTCTGGAACAGCTTTAGTGAGTCAATCAATAATGTGAAGCTGGTAGCA GTTAGCCTGCCTGATATTGGTGAATCAACTGTTGATTTCATGAATGTGCTATACGCAATAATGGAGCCTCATCTTCAAGGGTATAATCTTTGGCAG TTGGATGGCCGACCCATGAGTGGTGACATTGGTCGTGGTGCAACAAGGGAAACAGTTTCTTTTGCTGTTCATATGGCTTCAGTGCCAGAAAGACCACCTG GCTTCTATCAGCTGGCCGGTGGCACCAACTCATACACTATTGATTGCTTAAAGAAAGCTGGTCttttccagtccatgacttttCCTG GGACAACAACCTCTGAAACAATCAGTTCTCAACAAGCTTTGATCGGAGGGATTGCTTATGGCGGCTATGCTCGCAAG ATCATTGGAAGAACTCTACGCAAAATACCAGCACAGTTTGGTCGTGTGCGCATCGAGGATCATCCAGATCATCTGTTGGAGGCATTACAAGATGCCCTGTCATTA GATTTTAAACTTTCCAAAAAAGAAAGTCGTGGGCTGTCGAGGGATGGAGCGCTGGCGGCCCTCCTGGCGGGCGCGCTGATTAGAGACGCCCGTGTTGGACGCCTGTATGAGGTCAATTTGGTGATAATTGGACGAGGAATCCCCGTCATGGCTGATGGTCGCTCGTTTCTGTGGAATCTTGAGTGCCGTGGTGCTGCAAACATCTCttgtttccttttgtccttgTAA
- the LOC117863569 gene encoding universal stress protein PHOS34, producing MAGAGGERWVGLATDFSGGSRAALRWAADNLLRAGDQVLLLHVVKEPDYEQSEAILWESTGSPLIPLSELSDPLIAKKYGAKPDAETLDLLNTVAKEKEVMVVVKVLWGDPREKLCQAISDTPLSCLVIGSRGLGKLKRVLLGSVSDYVVNNATCPVTVVKSHDG from the exons ATGGCCGGCGCTGGGGGAGAGAGGTGGGTGGGCCTGGCGACGGACTTCTCCGGGGGgagccgcgccgcgctgcgGTGGGCGGCGGACAACCTGCTGCGCGCCGGTGAccaggtgctgctgctgcacgtcGTCAAGGAGCCCGACTACGAGCAGAGCGAGGCCATCCTCTGGGAATCCACCGGCTCCC CATTGATTCCGCTCTCGGAGCTCTCTGATCCTCTTATCGCCAAGAAATATGGGGCAAAGCCCGATGCTGAAACCTTGGATCTACTCAACACCGTAGCCAAGGAGAAGGAG GTTATGGTGGTTGTCAAAGTCCTCTGGGGAGATCCCCGTGAGAAGCTATGCCAGGCTATCAGCGACACGCCCTTGAGCTGCTTGGTCATAGGAAGCAGAGGCCTGGGAAAGCTCAAGAG GGTGCTCTTGGGAAGCGTCAGCGACTACGTCGTCAATAACGCAACCTGCCCTGTCACGGTCGTCAAGTCCCACGATGGCTGA
- the LOC117863567 gene encoding DNA-directed RNA polymerase V subunit 7 isoform X1: MVFLESEMSWNVLISPSQLDRKGLLLRKAIIVHLLEDVTNRRASKEHGYYIAVNQLKAISEGKVRELTGDVLFPVTFTCITQKPMKGEIMVGYVDRILKHGVFLKSGPVDSIFMAEKSMSDYKYIGGENPMFMNDQSKLEKDTAVRFKVMGFRWMEADRQFQLLATIAGWWMGGCDVMC; encoded by the exons ATGGTTTTTCTTGAGTCAGAGATGTCATGGAATGTGTTAATCTCACCTAGCCAGCTGGACCGCAAGGGCCTCCTGCTCCGCAAGGCTATCATCGTGCATCTTCTGGAGGATGTTACGAACAGGAGGGCTTCCAAGGAGCATGGCTACTATATTGCTGTCAATCAGCTGAAGGCAATATCTGAAGGGAAAGTGCGTGAGCTTACTGGAGACGTCCTGTTCCCAGTCACATTCACCTGCATCACGCAGAAGCCTATGAAGGGTGAGATCATGGTTGGATACGTGGATAGGATCCTCAAGCACGGCGTGTTTCTCAAATCTGGACCTGTCGATAGCATCTTCATGGCCGAGAAGTCGATGAGCGACTACAAGTACATTGGCGGGGAGAACCCGATGTTCATGAACGACCAATCGAAGCTGGAGAAGGACACTGCCGTGCGTTTCAAGGTCATGGGGTTCCGCTGGATGGAAGCCGACCGCCAATTCCAGCTCCTTGCTACAATCGCTG GTTGGTGGATGGGTGGATGTGATGTCATGTGTTAG